The Schistocerca gregaria isolate iqSchGreg1 chromosome 1, iqSchGreg1.2, whole genome shotgun sequence genome includes a window with the following:
- the LOC126279122 gene encoding carbonic anhydrase 13-like → MSDWGYAQNNGPETWPEKFPLAAGTRQSPVDIITSRTLTDASLSSRPLTWRYPSSANVLVNTGHGWRADLDYHGSELRGGPLADTYVLEQFHCHWGCSEHTVDGRGYAGELHLVHWNISKYQSFSEAAGQPDGLGVLGIFVEEGDVHEEFQKIVDALPKITLKGQKTELSDPVDPNKLLPDFSQYWTYEGSLTTPPCNESVIWMISKQPIRVSGSQLSAFRSLRCYGPGEQCPCDELQGLVVKNYRPPVPLGNRQLRECGSL, encoded by the exons GACCAGAAACATGGCCAGAGAAATTTCCGCTGGCGGCGGGCACGCGGCAGTCGCCCGTCGACATCATCACGAGCAGGACCCTGACGGACGCGTCGCTGAGCTCGCGGCCGCTCACCTGGCGCTACCCGTCCTCTGCCAACGTTCTCGTCAACACGGGCCACGGCTGGCGCGCAGACCTTGACTATCACGGCTCCG aGCTCAGAGGAGGACCTCTGGCAGATACCTATGTACTTGAGCAGTTCCACTGCCACTGGGGCTGCTCTGAGCACACAGTCGATGGTCGTGGATATGCAGGCGAG TTGCATCTTGTACACTGGAACATAAGCAAATACCAAAGCTTCAGTGAAGCAGCTGGGCAACCAGATGGATTAGGTGTTCTTGGAATATTTGTTGAG gaAGGTGATGTTCATGAGGAGTTTCAGAAGATAGTTGATGCTCTGCCAAAGATCACCTTAAAAGGGCAGAAGACTGAACTAAGTGATCCTGTGGATCCCAACAAATTACTACCTG ACTTCAGTCAGTACTGGACTTATGAGGGCTCTTTGACAACCCCACCATGCAATGAAAGCGTGATATGGATGATCTCAAAACAACCAATTCGAGTATCTGGCAGTCAG CTTTCAGCATTTCGTAGTCTGCGCTGTTATGGACCAGGAGAGCAGTGTCCTTGTGATGAGCTTCAAGGCCTTGTCGTGAAAAATTACAGGCCTCCTGTGCCACTTGGCAATAGGCAGCTTCGAGAATGTGGTTCACTTTAA